Proteins co-encoded in one Salvia splendens isolate huo1 chromosome 4, SspV2, whole genome shotgun sequence genomic window:
- the LOC121800468 gene encoding glycosyltransferase BC10-like: protein MFNPQFLLLFLLFLSFLFIIPSPKHLQISLPDELDDVALFRRATLAALDAVSAKSKSSPKIAFLFLTNTDLHFAPLWEVFFRGHRRALYNIYVHADPSAAVSPPGGVFDGRFIAAKKTQRASPTLISAARRLLATALLDDPANSYFALVSQHCIPLHSFTYMYDFLFRHPVPGARLPSSLPLYRSFIEVSSIKPKLWDRYAARGKDVMLPEVPFNRFRAGSQFFTVTRQHAEVVVRDRRLWRKFKLPCYNMNSCYPEEHYFPTLLSMEDPDGCTGYTLTRVNWTGSVGGHPHTYRAAEVSPLLIHQLRQSNSTTYSFMFARKFSPDCLQPLLRLANLIFAD, encoded by the exons ATGTTTAACCCTCAATTCCTTTTGctattcctcctcttcctctccttccTCTTCATCATCCCTTCTCCCAAACACCTCCAAATCTCCCTCCCCGACGAGCTCGACGACGTGGCCCTCTTCCGCCGCGCCACGCTCGCCGCCCTCGACGCCGTCTCCGCCAAATCCAAATCCAGCCCCAAGATCGCCTTCCTCTTCCTCACCAACACCGACCTCCACTTCGCCCCGCTCTGGGAGGTCTTCTTCCGCGGCCACCGCCGTGCCCTCTACAACATCTACGTCCACGCCGACCCCTCCGCCGCCGTCTCCCCTCCCGGCGGCGTCTTCGATGGCCGCTTCATCGCTGCCAAGAAGACCCAGCGCGCCTCCCCGACTCTCATCTCAGCCGCCCGCCGCCTCCTCGCCACCGCCCTCCTCGACGACCCCGCCAATTCCTATTTCGCTCTTGTATCTCAGCACTGCATCCCCTTGCACTCCTTCACCTACATGTACGATTTCCTCTTCCGCCACCCTGTCCCCGGCGCGCGCCTGCCCTCGTCCCTCCCGCTCTACCGCAGCTTCATCGAAGTCTCATCCATCAAGCCCAAGCTATGGGACAG GTATGCGGCTCGAGGGAAAGACGTGATGCTGCCGGAGGTGCCGTTCAACCGGTTCCGGGCGGGGTCACAGTTCTTCACGGTGACACGGCAGCACGCGGAGGTGGTGGTGAGGGACCGGAGGCTGTGGAGGAAATTTAAGCTGCCGTGCTACAATATGAACTCGTGCTACCCGGAGGAGCACTATTTTCCGACGCTTCTGTCGATGGAGGATCCGGATGGGTGCACCGGGTATACGCTGACCCGGGTTAACTGGACCGGGAGCGTTGGCGGCCATCCCCACACCTACAGAGCGGCGGAGGTGTCACCGCTGCTCATCCACCAGCTGCGCCAATCAAATTCCACCACCTATTCATTCATGTTTGCCCGCAAATTCTCGCCGGATTGCTTGCAGCCCTTACTACGTCTCGCTAACCTCATCTTCGCCGACTGA
- the LOC121801446 gene encoding uncharacterized protein LOC121801446 isoform X2 has product MVASASLNLADFDKQGRHIDIPLHINASLHLSVVLVELGNVQDQSESGPKPILLFPRSPCYGDMFSTEKQDLSLSPLKASPMRINILKGLSSFRPKRDEGRDGRSSDRSDPLDSDSDGHASSEEDSCGRMSFSYGNLAYANHAGAANTSGGSDDEDWLYYTHRTRPASSSPPDDHHPMQEQSAKRRILPWRKRKLSFKSPKMKGEPLLKKCYGEEGGDDIDFDRRQLSSSDESTFTKDGESSSACASAFGDDGFAVGAWEDKEITSRDGHMKLRTQVFFASIDQRHERAGGESACTALVAAIADWLQSNDNEIPIKSQLDRLILDGSLEWRNLCDDEAYMERFPDKHFDLDTVLEAKARPLSVVPERSFVGFFHPEGLDEKGCDFLQGAMSFDNIWDEISASSSEMPTSARPLVYIISWNDHFFILKVERDAYYIIDTLGERLYEGCNQAFILKFDTDSAIHQLTNKQEDKSEPEQNEDKEGGSSTSNLAEGKNVEEWSEVSRGKESCKEYIKCFLAAIPIRELLVDLEKGLLASTPLHHRLQIEFHYTEHRRSFRKIILLRKP; this is encoded by the exons AT GGTAGCCTCTGCATCCTTAAATCTAGCAGATTTCGATAAACAAGGGAGACACATCGATATTCCTCTTCATATCAATGCTTCTCTTCAT CTCTCAGTCGTTCTAGTTGAATTGGGAAATGTCCAAGATCAATCTGAATCAGGGCCAAAGCCCATTCTCTTGTTTCCTCGATCTCCATGCTACGGAGATATGTTTTCCACAGAGAAACAAGATCTCTCCCTCTCCCCTTTGAAGGCCAGCCCCATGAGAATCAACATCTTAAAGGGGCTCTCCTCGTTCAGGCCTAAAAGAGACGAAGGCAGAGACGGGAGGAGCTCCGACAGGAGCGACCCTCTCGACTCCGATTCAGACGGCCACGCCTCCAGTGAGGAGGATTCTTGCGGCAGGATGTCCTTCAGTTATGGGAATTTGGCTTATGCAAACCATGCCGGAGCAGCAAACACGAGCGGTGGCAGCGACGACGAGGACTGGCTGTACTACACACATCGAACCAGGCCCGCGTCGTCGTCGCCCCCCGATGATCATCATCCGATGCAGGAGCAGAGCGCCAAGCGTCGTATTCTGCCGTGGAGGAAGCGGAAGCTGAGCTTCAAGTCTCCCAAGATGAAGGGGGAGCCGTTGCTGAAGAAGTGCTATGGCGAGGAAGGAGGCGATGACATTGATTTCGATCGAAGGCAGCTTAGCTCCTCCGACGAGTCCACCTTCACG AAAGACGGGGAGAGCTCCAGTGCTTGCGCCTCGGCCTTTGGAGACGATGGTTTCGCGGTTGGCGCCTGGGAAGATAAGGAGATCACGAGCCGCGATGGGCACATGAAGCTGAGAACGCAAGTTTTCTTCGCTTCAATCGACCAGAGGCACGAGCGTGCAGGCGGTGAGAGTGCTTGCACGGCTCTGGTTGCTGCGATCGCGGACTGGCTGCAGTCCAACGACAATGAGATACCGATCAAGTCCCAGCTTGACAGACTCATCCTTGACGGATCACTGGAGTGGAGAAATCTCTGTGACGACGAGGCATACATGGAGCGCTTCCCGGACAAGCATTTTGATCTCGATACAGTACTGGAGGCAAAGGCCCGGCCACTTTCTGTGGTGCCAGAGAGATCATTCGTCGGATTCTTCCATCCGGAGGGATTGGATGAGAAAGGGTGTGATTTTCTCCAAGGCGCCATGTCGTTTGACAACATATGGGATGAAATCTCTGCATCTTCCTCGGAGATGCCTACCTCGGCTCGCCCTCTCGTCTACATCATCAGCTGGAACGATCACTTCTTCATATTGAAGGTCGAACGAGATGCATACTACATTATTGACACTTTGGGTGAGAGGCTCTATGAAGGCTGCAATCAGGCCTTCATCTTGAAATTTGATACAGATTCCGCGATTCATCAGCTCACCAATAAGCAGGAAGATAAATCTGAACCAGAGCAAAATGAGGATAAGGAAGGAGGCTCTTCTACTAGTAACCTTGCAGAGGGAAAGAATGTGGAAGAATGGAGCGAGGTGAGCAGGGGCAAAGAGTCGTGCAAAGAGTACATCAAGTGCTTTCTGGCTGCAATCCCGATCAGGGAGTTGCTAGTTGACCTGGAAAAGGGGCTGCTGGCATCGACGCCTCTTCATCATCGCCTGCAAATCGAGTTCCATTACACCGAACACAGAAGGAGCTTCCGGAAGATAATACTACTAAGGAAACCATAA
- the LOC121801446 gene encoding uncharacterized protein LOC121801446 isoform X1 — MMKWRPRQSKKLEARITVHRLESGGGVKRDDCSGYSVEIKWKGAKGISLRKSVRRNFTKELLLNELRIVPWDEEFRCFCAFSSNKDGLFHPWDVSFTLFNGSNRVASASLNLADFDKQGRHIDIPLHINASLHLSVVLVELGNVQDQSESGPKPILLFPRSPCYGDMFSTEKQDLSLSPLKASPMRINILKGLSSFRPKRDEGRDGRSSDRSDPLDSDSDGHASSEEDSCGRMSFSYGNLAYANHAGAANTSGGSDDEDWLYYTHRTRPASSSPPDDHHPMQEQSAKRRILPWRKRKLSFKSPKMKGEPLLKKCYGEEGGDDIDFDRRQLSSSDESTFTKDGESSSACASAFGDDGFAVGAWEDKEITSRDGHMKLRTQVFFASIDQRHERAGGESACTALVAAIADWLQSNDNEIPIKSQLDRLILDGSLEWRNLCDDEAYMERFPDKHFDLDTVLEAKARPLSVVPERSFVGFFHPEGLDEKGCDFLQGAMSFDNIWDEISASSSEMPTSARPLVYIISWNDHFFILKVERDAYYIIDTLGERLYEGCNQAFILKFDTDSAIHQLTNKQEDKSEPEQNEDKEGGSSTSNLAEGKNVEEWSEVSRGKESCKEYIKCFLAAIPIRELLVDLEKGLLASTPLHHRLQIEFHYTEHRRSFRKIILLRKP, encoded by the exons ATGATGAAGTGGAGGCCGCGGCAATCGAAGAAATTGGAGGCGAGAATCACCGTTCATCGGCTCGAAAGCGGCGGCGGCGTGAAGCGCGACGATTGCTCCGGATATTCGGTTGAGATCAAATGGAAAGGGGCTAAAGGGATCTCTCTCAGGAAGAGCGTTAGAAGGAATTTCACAAAGGAGTTGTTGCTGAACGAGCTCCGAATTGTTCCATGGGACGAAGAATTCCGATGCTTCTGCGCTTTCTCGTCTAATAAGGACGGTCTCTTTCATCCTTGGGACGTCTCCTTCACCCTTTTCAAT GGGTCGAACAGGGTAGCCTCTGCATCCTTAAATCTAGCAGATTTCGATAAACAAGGGAGACACATCGATATTCCTCTTCATATCAATGCTTCTCTTCAT CTCTCAGTCGTTCTAGTTGAATTGGGAAATGTCCAAGATCAATCTGAATCAGGGCCAAAGCCCATTCTCTTGTTTCCTCGATCTCCATGCTACGGAGATATGTTTTCCACAGAGAAACAAGATCTCTCCCTCTCCCCTTTGAAGGCCAGCCCCATGAGAATCAACATCTTAAAGGGGCTCTCCTCGTTCAGGCCTAAAAGAGACGAAGGCAGAGACGGGAGGAGCTCCGACAGGAGCGACCCTCTCGACTCCGATTCAGACGGCCACGCCTCCAGTGAGGAGGATTCTTGCGGCAGGATGTCCTTCAGTTATGGGAATTTGGCTTATGCAAACCATGCCGGAGCAGCAAACACGAGCGGTGGCAGCGACGACGAGGACTGGCTGTACTACACACATCGAACCAGGCCCGCGTCGTCGTCGCCCCCCGATGATCATCATCCGATGCAGGAGCAGAGCGCCAAGCGTCGTATTCTGCCGTGGAGGAAGCGGAAGCTGAGCTTCAAGTCTCCCAAGATGAAGGGGGAGCCGTTGCTGAAGAAGTGCTATGGCGAGGAAGGAGGCGATGACATTGATTTCGATCGAAGGCAGCTTAGCTCCTCCGACGAGTCCACCTTCACG AAAGACGGGGAGAGCTCCAGTGCTTGCGCCTCGGCCTTTGGAGACGATGGTTTCGCGGTTGGCGCCTGGGAAGATAAGGAGATCACGAGCCGCGATGGGCACATGAAGCTGAGAACGCAAGTTTTCTTCGCTTCAATCGACCAGAGGCACGAGCGTGCAGGCGGTGAGAGTGCTTGCACGGCTCTGGTTGCTGCGATCGCGGACTGGCTGCAGTCCAACGACAATGAGATACCGATCAAGTCCCAGCTTGACAGACTCATCCTTGACGGATCACTGGAGTGGAGAAATCTCTGTGACGACGAGGCATACATGGAGCGCTTCCCGGACAAGCATTTTGATCTCGATACAGTACTGGAGGCAAAGGCCCGGCCACTTTCTGTGGTGCCAGAGAGATCATTCGTCGGATTCTTCCATCCGGAGGGATTGGATGAGAAAGGGTGTGATTTTCTCCAAGGCGCCATGTCGTTTGACAACATATGGGATGAAATCTCTGCATCTTCCTCGGAGATGCCTACCTCGGCTCGCCCTCTCGTCTACATCATCAGCTGGAACGATCACTTCTTCATATTGAAGGTCGAACGAGATGCATACTACATTATTGACACTTTGGGTGAGAGGCTCTATGAAGGCTGCAATCAGGCCTTCATCTTGAAATTTGATACAGATTCCGCGATTCATCAGCTCACCAATAAGCAGGAAGATAAATCTGAACCAGAGCAAAATGAGGATAAGGAAGGAGGCTCTTCTACTAGTAACCTTGCAGAGGGAAAGAATGTGGAAGAATGGAGCGAGGTGAGCAGGGGCAAAGAGTCGTGCAAAGAGTACATCAAGTGCTTTCTGGCTGCAATCCCGATCAGGGAGTTGCTAGTTGACCTGGAAAAGGGGCTGCTGGCATCGACGCCTCTTCATCATCGCCTGCAAATCGAGTTCCATTACACCGAACACAGAAGGAGCTTCCGGAAGATAATACTACTAAGGAAACCATAA
- the LOC121798866 gene encoding nuclear pore complex protein NUP1-like, whose translation MSTAEEAGVTANATTSSYGGGGAGGKFRKKPFRRQATPYDRPHTAFRDNNTNSNDSSSSWLTKLVVEPASKLISYGADRFLGSVFRRRLPPLPPPQPPEPNAQDGLSENSQESDGDQGTCLNSHRDEQEPRIGQCSQPINNSSSHGITVTELEHLLKQKTFTRSEISYLAELLQSRAAEVSPGDANQINVVSVLASSRQKEFGSGISKGNKNDGIESSAIMLTPKNNSKVLENDIVSPAELAKSYMGSRASQVSPSLLGMCNQLGNYGTWLLADTLNPPKSPIVSRARRSSVGLSATEYVYITPRSGGRSAIYPMARTPYSRVHPTSISKRSGNNSSGFTGPSTSTSSLSPLENDGKFDSRLGTLKRRSSVLDAEIGSVGPIRRIRQKLDLLASRFHHTAHGVGVGSHAKQKPQMNGEERNKTLKNSGENENESVPRTSYAHIPSKSKEVAAKILQQLEKISPKEKSPGSKLVAMQENSSLKLFSSKLPGHALWSMEDVGTSKLLLNAPDDLKSGNQTNNTLPDVHESSPRQQGKTEGNNPYVSFIPSGRWNSVLNNDSAVSLKASTPGLGAGGSVVKYGASQNGASLPQKKRALRMSAEEGSLELADAERNRRASRSLSDNKGPFEYLHNKPAGDAKTTSQSEDNSSMGLSSRSTSELTSGAVTFEKGTSVIAFPASEGKNAADLQSQILASSVPAYDKPKEANSSHLFSFSSKAADNSPSFPSGSTERAESAERSSSLANTSISVGSEVRTSDSETGFHMKPGKVVDTNGKCDDGSSAALTGPLVSRSPPLSFPAASFGDMHSTSTGSAPPFTSLTSSANFLPTGGSTSTAVPSSGSIFGGAEKSLGSGGLLFKFVSSVDPPTTLSGAPEASVSETADQRTKIDINPNSGTSSSSYSTVAAATTGSTNSIFKLSSSLSNSTGSSLQNSNFAIATKSPVFGASTISQGTSSESVPSALVPAHNMNTDSYLGSVPTPSISMGFSSSTSTSNTTSLVSDVGPTPSLFRFGATSAAVSEGSTVSSSASATSSAFSFGSSSSTTAVCSNSAPATPVFSFGGTTVSSEPINTTSSFSSYTSGIFSVSSSTAHTVSSTSMASNVFGSGWQSKKSPLFGSPLSAAPQSSGFLFSDSANAAPPMAFNASSGTSSGPIFSFTSASASPSPPVLGKLPVGGGFAASPGNNDKMSAEDSMAEDPVSSSSPTPVFGQASASPATPTFAFGSVGPPQNNPFMFNSQQNQVPLQSPSSFNAGGSFSLGSTGGDKSKRKIVKVSRLKNRKK comes from the exons ATGTCGACGGCGGAAGAAGCCGGAGTGACCGCTAATGCCACCACATCTTCGTACGGCGGTGGAGGAGCCGGAGGGAAGTTCCGGAAGAAGCCTTTTCGTCGACAAGCGACGCCCTACGACCGCCCTCACACCGCCTTTCGTGATAACAACACTAATAGCAACGACAGTAGTAGCAGCTGGTTAACGAAGCTGGTCGTGGAGCCCGCCTCTAAGCTCATATCATATGGTGCCGACCGCTTCTTAGGTTCTGTCTTTCGTAGACGCCTCCCTCCGCTGCCCCCTCCTCAGCCACCAG AGCCAAATGCTCAAGATGGTTTATCAGAGAATTCCCAAGAGAGTGATGGGGATCAAGGGACATGTCTTAAT AGTCATAGAGATGAACAAGAGCCCAGAATTGGTCAGTGCAGCCAGCCAATAAATAATTCTAGCAGCCATGGAATCACAGTCACTGAGCTTGAGCATTTGTTGAAGCAAAAGACCTTCACTAG GTCTGAGATTTCCTATCTGGCAGAACTTTTGCAGTCACGAGCTGCAGAAGTTTCTCCTGGGGATGCAAACCAAATCAATGTAGTGTCTGTCTTAGCTTCTAGCAGGCAAAAAGAATTTGGAAGCGGTATATCAAAAGGAAACAAGAATGATGGGATTGAGTCATCGGCTATAATGCTCACTCCTAAAAACAATTCAAAA GTGCTTGAGAATGATATTGTTTCTCCAGCTGAACTTGCTAAGTCTTACATGGGAAGTAGGGCGTCACAAGTTTCTCCATCATTGCTGGGAATGTGCAATCAACTTGGTAACTATGGCACATGGTTGCTTGCTGATACACTTAATCCTCCAAAGTCACCTATTGTGTCACGGGCTAGGAGAAGTTCTGTTGGCCTGAGTGCTACAGAATATGTTTATATAACCCCACGATCCGGAGGCAGATCGGCTATCTACCCCATGGCTCGCACTCCATACTCAAGAGTTCATCCAACTTCCATATCGAAG AGAAGTGGAAACAACAGTAGTGGTTTTACTGGGCCATCAACATCAACGTCATCCCTTTCTCCACTGGAGAATGATGGAAAATTTGACTCTCGGCTGGGA ACCTTAAAGCGTAGAAGTTCAGTGTTGGATGCTGAGATTGGCTCTGTTGGTCCTATTCGCAGAATCAGACAGAAATTGGATTTATTGGCATCTAGATTTCATCACACTGCTCATGGAGTGGGAGTTGGCTCGCATGCAAAGCAGAAGCCTCAAATGAATGGGGAAGAAAGGAACAAGACCTTGAAAAATAGTGGAGAAAATGAGAATGAGAGTGTTCCAAGAACCAGTTATGCTCATATTCCTTCCAAGTCTAAAGAAGTTGCTGCCAAAATATTGCAGCAACTTGAAAAGATCAGCCCAAAGGAAAAATCGCCAGGGTCAAAGTTAGTGGCAATGCAGGAGAACTCATCTTTAAAGTTGTTCTCGAGTAAGCTCCCTGGACATGCCCTCTGGAGCATGGAGGATGTAGGCACTTCAAAGTTGCTATTGAATGCCCCGGATGATCTTAAGTCTGGGAATCAGACCAATAACACACTGCCTGATGTTCACGAGTCTTCTCCCCGACAGCAAGGGAAAACAGAAGGGAATAATCCCTATGTTTCCTTTATTCCTTCTGGCAGATGGAACTCTGTTCTGAACAATGATTCTGCAGTGTCCTTGAAGGCTTCTACTCCTGGCCTAGGAGCTGGTGGTTCTGTTGTGAAGTATGGAGCATCCCAGAATGGAGCATCCCTACCTCAAAAGAAGAGAGCTTTAAGGATGAGTGCAGAAGAG GGTTCCTTGGAGCTTGCTGATGCAGAGCGCAATAGACGTGCATCTAGATCTTTATCCGATAATAAAGGGCCTTTTGAGTACTTGCACAACAAACCTGCTGGAGATGCCAAAACCACTTCCCAGTCGGAAGATAACTCATCTATGGGACTTAGTTCGAGGAGTACTAGCGAACTTACCTCTGGGGCAGTCACTTTTGAAAAGGGGACTAGTGTCATTGCCTTCCCTGCATCAGAAGGAAAAAATGCTGCTGATTTACAATCTCAAATTCTTGCTTCATCAGTTCCTGCATATGATAAGCCTAAGGAAGCAAATAGTTCTCATTTGTTCAGCTTCAGCTCTAAAGCTGCTGATAATTCTCCTTCATTTCCTTCTGGATCCACCGAAAGGGCTGAATCCGCTGAAAGATCAAGCAG CTTGGCCAATACTTCGATATCTGTTGGCTCTGAAGTCAGAACTTCTGATTCAGAGACAGGATTTCATATGAAGCCTGGAAAAGTGGTAGATACTAATGGAAAATGTGATGATGGTTCTTCTGCGGCATTAACTGGGCCACTTGTTTCAAGATCTCCTCCACTATCTTTTCCTGCAGCTTCTTTTGGTGATATGCATTCGACATCCACGGGTAGTGCTCCCCCGTTTACCTCTTTGACCAGTTCTGCTAACTTTCTCCCCACTGGTGGCAGTACCAGCACAGCAGTCCCCTCTAGTGGAAGCATTTTTGGAGGTGCAGAAAAATCTCTAGGTTCAGGTGGACTTCTTTTCAAATTTGTTTCTTCTGTAGATCCACCAACTACATTATCAGGAGCACCAGAAGCTAGCGTCTCTGAGACAGCAGATCAGAGAACCAAAATCGACATCAATCCAAATTCTGGCACCTCAAGTAGCTCATATTCTACTGTTGCAGCAGCAACAACTGGCTCTACTAATAGCATTTTTAAGCTTAGTTCTTCTTTAAGTAATTCAACGGGAAGCAGTCTTCAAAATTCCAACTTTGCTATTGCCACTAAATCTCCAGTTTTTGGTGCTAGTACCATCTCACAGGGCACATCATCAGAGTCTGTTCCGTCTGCATTAGTTCCAGCACATAACATGAATACTGACTCTTATCTTGGTTCAGTGCCAACTCCGAGCATCAGTATGGGTTTTAGTTCTTCGACTTCCACATCAAATACCACCTCTCTTGTCTCTGATGTTGGGCCAACACCAAGTTTATTCAGATTCGGTGCAACTTCGGCTGCTGTTTCAGAAGGATCTACTGTTAGCTCCAGTGCTAGTGCAACGTCTAGTGCATTCAGTTTTGGTTCATCTTCTTCGACCACTGCAGTCTGTTCAAACAGTGCTCCCGCCACACCAGTATTCAGTTTTGGTGGTACCACAGTTTCTTCTGAACCGATTAATACAACTAGCTCTTTCAGCAGTTACACATCTGGTATATTTTCTGTTTCCTCCTCGACAGCCCACACAGTTAGCTCCACTAGTATGGCATCTAATGTCTTTGGTTCTGGTTGGCAAAGCAAAAAATCCCCATTATTTGGTTCTCCACTTTCTGCCGCTCCCCAATCCTCGGGATTTTTATTCTCTGATTCTGCTAATGCTGCACCACCCATGGCTTTCAATGCATCCAGTGGTACCTCGTCGGGTCCGATTTTCTCATTCACTAGTGCATCTGCTTCCCCGTCTCCACCTGTGCTTGGTAAGTTGCCAGTTGGTGGTGGTTTTGCAGCCTCTCCTGGGAATAACGATAAGATGAGTGCAGAAGACAGCATGGCTGAGGATCCAGTGTCGTCATCTTCACCTACTCCTGTATTTGGCCAAGCATCTGCTTCCCCTGCCACACCTACCTTTGCATTTGGATCGGTGGGTCCACCACAAAACAATCCGTTCATGTTCAACAGCCAGCAAAATCAAGTACCCCTACAGAGCCCGTCTTCCTTCAACGCTGGAGGCAGCTTTTCACTGGGAAGCACGGGAGGTGACAAGTCAAAGCGGAAGATTGTGAAAGTCAGTAGATTGAAGAATCGGAAGAAGTGA